One Chitinispirillum alkaliphilum genomic region harbors:
- a CDS encoding Peptidase, M23/M37 family: protein MYGQNSEGESVIARFDQEITQKSDALDSIRVALEKGRKRLSELQEQEGNYLSRLEQLEQNIAASNLFLDLVTDQIDSVSLVIGELKSDLYRSESELALNQELMKRRLRQAYMRGDYNMLQVLLSARSPLDMIHRVRYLQELNRYDQRLAQSIRETIEDIAAKRTQQEKKKNELNELYESRKEEQSELLTEVENRSSVLEEIRNEQSAYEAMVKELEEAQRELDGIIDQLEVDRQKVREELERKAVVHFENLKGKLPWPVRGRVIAEFGQITHPVYKTVTMNNGIDIEASGGDEVKSVAFGSVAYVGWMRGLGRLVIVEHQGGFVTIYAHLGEINVVQDEMVNQGTVLGKVGDTGALEGSKLHFSIRKSTETFDPMDWLSK, encoded by the coding sequence TTGTATGGTCAAAATTCGGAAGGTGAATCTGTTATTGCACGTTTTGATCAGGAGATCACACAAAAAAGCGATGCTCTTGATTCCATAAGAGTTGCTTTGGAGAAGGGGCGTAAAAGATTAAGCGAGCTTCAGGAACAGGAGGGAAACTATTTAAGCAGACTTGAGCAGCTAGAACAAAATATTGCTGCATCAAATCTCTTTTTAGACCTTGTGACTGATCAGATCGACTCGGTAAGCTTAGTTATTGGGGAACTTAAATCAGATCTTTACCGGTCGGAGTCAGAATTGGCCCTGAATCAGGAGCTTATGAAAAGACGGCTGCGTCAGGCATATATGAGGGGAGATTATAACATGCTTCAGGTTCTTCTCTCAGCCCGGTCGCCACTCGATATGATACATCGGGTAAGATATCTCCAGGAGCTTAACAGATACGATCAGAGACTTGCTCAGAGCATAAGGGAAACAATTGAAGATATTGCGGCCAAACGCACCCAACAGGAGAAAAAGAAAAACGAGCTCAATGAATTGTATGAATCCAGAAAAGAGGAGCAATCAGAACTCTTAACAGAGGTCGAAAACCGATCCTCCGTTCTTGAGGAGATTCGAAATGAACAAAGCGCCTATGAAGCGATGGTGAAGGAGCTCGAAGAGGCACAGCGTGAGTTGGATGGAATAATTGACCAGCTCGAAGTCGACCGGCAGAAAGTCAGGGAAGAACTGGAACGCAAAGCTGTTGTCCATTTTGAAAATCTCAAAGGCAAATTGCCCTGGCCTGTTCGGGGGAGAGTTATTGCAGAATTCGGGCAGATTACTCATCCGGTTTACAAAACAGTCACCATGAACAACGGAATAGATATCGAGGCTTCCGGGGGCGATGAGGTGAAGAGCGTGGCTTTTGGCTCTGTGGCTTACGTTGGATGGATGAGAGGGCTTGGCAGGTTGGTTATTGTAGAACATCAGGGTGGTTTCGTTACTATTTACGCCCACCTTGGGGAGATAAATGTTGTGCAGGATGAAATGGTAAATCAGGGAACTGTATTGGGGAAAGTGGGAGACACTGGTGCACTTGAAGGAAGTAAACTACATTTTTCCATCAGAAAATCAACCGAGACTTTTGATCCGATGGATTGGTTGTCAAAATAA
- a CDS encoding DNA polymerase III delta prime subunit → MFTEVKWKRLVGQERVRDVLSNALSNDQLGHAYLFCGERGCGKFTAALEFAMALLCFDPSGKPCYQCDSCRRVLKYSHPDLHLVMPVALPKECKSDNKLTDKGWDFISQKAKERIENTYLLEEFSSVPEIPVDWIREMNQSVTRGAMEGGYNIVIMDGVELMRKEAANAMLKTLEEPPERTVMIVITEKINAVLPTIVSRCQVIRFAYQTPELLRSELAAKLSVNISDPSLDTLIHAGSYGKALALNENRPDEALKSAAQFWRACTTLDMDKVIEQIDSFPVKGSMGIYENFFIYLLQLIHFAFLGRYADTENYFKVVNPSYRIELPSDVSLRRVEMIINSCQESLDALRIRGNSTLVLIEFAFSLMEILNDEKQ, encoded by the coding sequence ATGTTTACAGAAGTTAAATGGAAAAGGTTGGTAGGGCAGGAGCGTGTGCGGGATGTTCTGAGTAATGCGCTTTCAAACGACCAGCTTGGGCATGCGTATCTGTTTTGCGGGGAGAGAGGGTGTGGTAAATTTACTGCTGCACTGGAATTCGCCATGGCTCTGCTTTGTTTTGATCCTTCCGGTAAGCCCTGCTACCAGTGTGATTCCTGCAGGCGTGTGTTGAAATATTCACACCCCGATCTTCATCTGGTTATGCCTGTGGCTTTGCCCAAAGAGTGTAAATCGGATAATAAGCTTACAGATAAGGGATGGGATTTTATCTCTCAAAAGGCAAAAGAGAGAATCGAAAATACCTATTTGCTTGAGGAGTTTTCGTCTGTTCCTGAAATCCCGGTTGATTGGATCAGGGAGATGAATCAGTCCGTCACCAGAGGAGCAATGGAGGGTGGATACAATATCGTCATCATGGATGGTGTTGAGCTGATGCGCAAAGAGGCTGCAAATGCAATGCTTAAGACACTTGAAGAACCTCCTGAGAGAACTGTGATGATTGTAATCACCGAAAAGATAAATGCAGTTCTCCCCACAATCGTTTCAAGGTGCCAGGTAATCCGTTTTGCCTATCAGACCCCGGAGCTTTTGCGGTCTGAGCTCGCAGCCAAACTCTCTGTAAACATCTCAGATCCCTCTCTTGATACCTTGATCCATGCCGGCTCTTACGGAAAAGCCCTTGCACTCAACGAAAATCGCCCTGATGAAGCGTTGAAGTCTGCTGCGCAGTTTTGGAGAGCATGCACAACTCTGGACATGGATAAGGTGATTGAGCAGATTGACAGTTTCCCTGTCAAGGGCAGTATGGGGATTTATGAGAATTTTTTCATCTACTTGCTTCAACTTATCCATTTTGCATTTTTGGGCAGGTATGCTGATACGGAAAACTATTTTAAAGTCGTTAATCCTTCGTACCGAATCGAATTACCCTCTGACGTCTCTCTAAGGAGAGTGGAGATGATAATAAACTCCTGTCAGGAATCTCTCGATGCGCTGAGAATACGGGGAAACAGCACATTGGTTTTAATTGAATTTGCATTTTCTTTGATGGAGATATTAAATGACGAAAAACAGTAA
- a CDS encoding Signal peptidase-like protein — MDIIEGEYVIVEAERGQDMGKASLIGALVRLKKGKGETRSIVRIAKENDIEILRKNQEKEKSAFQVCREKIKHFKLEMKLVGVEIQFDGSKITFYFTAAQRVDFRELVKDLASVYRTRIELRQIGVRDEAKRVGGCGICGRKQCCNSFLTEFEQITTQMAKDQQLALNPTKISGNCGRLLCCLRYENEQYQEIFAEFPPVGSKVTIDEKQGTLSYINIFENKGLVHFSNGSQQWLPPQEFKKGTFEYAS; from the coding sequence TTGGATATAATAGAAGGGGAGTATGTAATAGTAGAAGCTGAACGTGGTCAGGACATGGGGAAAGCTTCCCTTATAGGTGCACTTGTGCGTTTGAAAAAAGGCAAGGGGGAAACAAGGAGTATCGTAAGAATTGCCAAAGAGAATGATATTGAGATACTCAGAAAAAATCAGGAAAAAGAAAAATCAGCCTTTCAGGTGTGCAGAGAGAAGATAAAGCACTTTAAACTGGAGATGAAACTGGTTGGAGTTGAGATACAGTTTGACGGCAGTAAAATCACCTTCTATTTTACTGCTGCCCAGCGGGTCGATTTCAGAGAGCTGGTTAAGGATCTTGCATCTGTGTACAGGACCAGAATTGAACTGCGGCAAATTGGGGTCAGGGATGAAGCAAAAAGAGTTGGGGGATGTGGTATATGTGGGCGAAAACAGTGTTGCAACTCTTTTCTAACTGAATTTGAACAGATAACCACACAGATGGCTAAGGATCAGCAACTTGCTCTTAATCCCACCAAAATATCGGGTAACTGCGGAAGACTTCTATGTTGTCTTCGTTATGAAAATGAGCAATACCAGGAGATATTTGCAGAATTCCCCCCCGTTGGCAGCAAAGTTACCATTGACGAAAAGCAGGGTACTTTGAGTTACATCAATATTTTCGAGAACAAGGGGCTTGTGCATTTCAGCAACGGTTCACAACAGTGGTTGCCTCCCCAAGAGTTTAAGAAAGGAACTTTTGAATATGCCAGTTGA
- a CDS encoding Methionyl-tRNA synthetase, with amino-acid sequence MPVESRQKKRLLVTSALPYANGDIHLGHLLEVVQTDIFVRFNRLLGNEVLYVCADDTHGTPIELNALSQKITPEELIDKVHKNHIRDYAGFDISFDIFYTTNSEENRRYAEMIYESIRKNGQIAEREINQYYCEHDKRFLPDRFIIGVCPRCEAAEQYGDVCEVCGATYETTELIEPRCFICSSTPVMKTSTHLYVQLEKNEEFLREFISAPGVIQDDMRNFVQSWIDEGLREWCISRDGPYFGFKIPGTENKFFYVWLDAPIGYLSSTDRWCKDNGRSVEEFWGKESGTEIVHFIGKDIVYFHALFWPVMLKNSGFSVPSSVKVHGFLNIQGEKMSKTRGTFILASDFISKVKHPQACEFLRFYFGSKLALTTADIDLNKGELISRVNTTLANNIGNLHHRTMVFCERYFDSMVPDAPWDKEIESKVNTMAQEIEECYNRCDFKSVVEKIHFLGSLGNKFYQDSKPWELVKTDMNAAALVMVTCVNLIKALAVFLKPITPQLSSGVEKLFGIEFCWNDYRFSLSGVKLGKIEKMVKPLESEDLVALFAQTAAKKVEEKDERENGLISIESFAAVDLRIGKVISAVKVEKSNKLLCLQVEIGKEKRQIVAGIAKNYKPEEITGQMVVVVANLKPAKLFGIESQGMLLAAKDASGSLVLVQPQRNVNSGAKVQ; translated from the coding sequence ATGCCAGTTGAATCCAGGCAAAAAAAACGACTTCTGGTTACCAGTGCTCTCCCATATGCCAATGGAGATATCCACCTTGGTCATCTTCTGGAAGTGGTGCAGACCGATATTTTCGTACGCTTTAACCGTTTACTGGGAAATGAAGTTCTCTATGTGTGTGCCGATGACACACATGGAACCCCCATTGAACTTAATGCTTTAAGCCAGAAAATCACGCCTGAAGAACTCATTGATAAGGTTCATAAAAATCACATAAGAGATTATGCCGGCTTCGATATCAGCTTTGACATATTCTATACCACAAACTCTGAAGAGAATCGTCGCTATGCGGAGATGATATATGAAAGCATTCGGAAAAATGGTCAGATAGCAGAGCGGGAAATCAATCAGTACTATTGTGAGCACGATAAGCGTTTTCTGCCCGACCGCTTCATCATAGGAGTTTGTCCAAGGTGTGAAGCTGCGGAACAGTATGGTGATGTATGTGAAGTTTGTGGGGCAACGTATGAAACAACTGAGCTTATTGAGCCCAGATGTTTCATTTGCTCAAGCACTCCGGTGATGAAGACTTCAACACACCTCTACGTACAGCTTGAAAAGAATGAAGAGTTTCTCAGGGAATTTATCTCTGCACCGGGTGTTATTCAGGATGATATGAGAAATTTTGTGCAATCATGGATTGATGAAGGGTTGAGGGAGTGGTGCATATCCCGTGACGGACCATATTTCGGATTTAAAATTCCAGGTACCGAAAACAAGTTTTTTTATGTGTGGCTTGATGCTCCCATCGGATATCTCTCTTCCACTGATCGATGGTGTAAGGATAACGGAAGGTCTGTGGAAGAGTTCTGGGGTAAAGAGAGCGGAACTGAAATCGTACACTTCATAGGGAAGGATATTGTCTATTTTCATGCGCTTTTCTGGCCGGTTATGTTGAAAAATTCAGGCTTTTCTGTCCCCTCGAGTGTAAAGGTGCATGGGTTCCTCAATATACAGGGTGAAAAGATGTCCAAAACACGGGGAACATTCATTCTTGCCAGTGATTTTATAAGTAAAGTCAAACACCCACAGGCTTGTGAATTTTTAAGATTTTATTTCGGTTCAAAACTCGCCCTCACAACTGCAGATATTGATCTGAATAAGGGGGAGCTTATTAGTCGGGTTAATACTACATTGGCTAATAATATCGGAAACCTCCATCACAGGACTATGGTTTTCTGTGAGCGGTATTTCGATTCAATGGTTCCCGATGCCCCATGGGACAAGGAAATTGAATCAAAAGTAAATACCATGGCGCAGGAGATAGAGGAATGTTATAATCGCTGCGATTTCAAATCCGTAGTTGAGAAGATTCACTTCCTGGGAAGTCTTGGAAATAAATTCTACCAGGATTCAAAACCCTGGGAATTGGTCAAAACTGATATGAATGCTGCTGCACTGGTTATGGTAACATGTGTTAATCTGATCAAGGCTCTGGCAGTATTCCTCAAACCCATAACACCTCAGTTGAGTTCGGGTGTGGAAAAACTCTTCGGTATAGAGTTTTGCTGGAATGATTACCGGTTTTCACTATCAGGTGTAAAGTTGGGTAAAATCGAAAAGATGGTTAAACCCCTTGAATCGGAAGACCTTGTTGCACTCTTTGCTCAGACCGCAGCAAAAAAGGTTGAAGAGAAAGATGAGCGTGAAAACGGGCTGATAAGTATCGAATCGTTCGCTGCTGTTGATCTGCGGATTGGTAAGGTGATCTCGGCTGTAAAGGTGGAAAAATCAAATAAACTGCTGTGTCTACAGGTAGAGATTGGCAAAGAGAAAAGGCAAATTGTCGCCGGGATAGCAAAAAACTACAAACCGGAAGAAATCACAGGTCAGATGGTTGTGGTGGTTGCAAACCTAAAGCCCGCTAAACTGTTTGGAATTGAATCACAGGGCATGCTCCTTGCGGCAAAAGATGCTTCGGGGTCACTTGTACTTGTACAGCCACAGAGGAACGTTAACAGCGGGGCAAAAGTCCAATGA
- a CDS encoding Single-stranded-DNA-specific exonuclease RecJ, giving the protein MSLLWASKENIRLREADSEITQLIAYELNIPSSLASVLAGRNLRDFESCKRYFRPELSHTHDPFIFTHMERAARRILDAIKSGEPITVYGDYDVDGVTSTVLVVRVLRQLGAKCDYHLPNRLVDGYGISKSSIKQIAQNGTRLIVTVDCGITAIDEVREASSLGIDCIITDHHEPKETLPDALAIIDHKVPGCPYPDKSLAGVGVAFKLCQALAVLSGRGEELWIKLLDLVALGTAADIVPMLGENRVIASLGFEQMTKTENTGLKALIEVQGLTGRNLSTAEAVFQLAPCINAVGRLGDPKRGVELLLTDDPALARLYAAELRETNLERRALDSSVAQEAFEWVEKNCRPDDDFALVLGNPDWHVGVIGIVASKLVEKYHRPTVLFSVDNNGMARGSGRSIPGFHLLNALNDCGDILSSYGGHAAAAGVSIQQGKIEQFREKFNETVKKSIDRDDLVRHVTADAEVSITSLTPKFLRIIKQMAPFGPGNMRPVFLCKDLQNRYAPRVVGRKHLKLALTREGMVMDAIAFNFGERIAEISKSESLQIAFSLEENVWNGKTSLQMNVKGICS; this is encoded by the coding sequence ATGAGCCTTCTATGGGCATCTAAAGAGAATATAAGACTCAGAGAAGCGGATAGTGAAATAACACAGCTTATTGCCTATGAACTGAACATCCCCTCTTCACTTGCTTCAGTTCTTGCAGGGCGCAATCTAAGGGATTTTGAATCATGTAAAAGGTATTTCAGGCCCGAGCTGTCCCATACCCATGACCCTTTCATTTTTACCCATATGGAAAGAGCGGCCAGGAGAATACTGGATGCAATTAAATCGGGTGAGCCGATAACCGTGTATGGGGATTACGATGTCGACGGGGTCACTTCCACAGTTCTTGTGGTTAGAGTGCTGCGTCAGCTTGGGGCTAAATGTGATTATCACCTTCCCAACAGGTTAGTTGACGGGTACGGAATTTCGAAAAGCAGTATAAAGCAGATCGCTCAAAATGGGACCAGGCTGATTGTGACCGTCGATTGTGGGATCACAGCCATTGATGAGGTAAGAGAAGCTTCCTCTCTGGGGATCGATTGCATTATTACCGATCACCACGAACCCAAAGAAACTCTCCCCGATGCCTTGGCTATCATCGATCACAAGGTACCCGGCTGTCCCTACCCGGATAAGTCTTTGGCTGGTGTGGGGGTTGCGTTCAAGCTGTGCCAGGCTCTGGCTGTGTTAAGCGGACGTGGCGAGGAGCTGTGGATTAAATTACTTGATCTGGTTGCGCTTGGAACTGCAGCGGATATTGTCCCCATGCTCGGAGAAAACAGGGTAATAGCTTCTTTGGGTTTTGAGCAGATGACTAAAACTGAAAACACAGGTTTGAAAGCCCTTATAGAGGTACAGGGGTTGACAGGAAGAAATTTGTCTACTGCAGAAGCTGTGTTCCAGCTTGCCCCATGTATCAATGCTGTAGGACGTTTGGGGGATCCTAAAAGGGGAGTTGAGCTGTTATTAACTGATGATCCGGCTTTGGCAAGACTCTATGCTGCTGAATTAAGGGAGACAAACCTTGAGCGCAGAGCGCTTGACAGTTCAGTCGCACAGGAGGCTTTCGAATGGGTTGAGAAAAACTGCAGACCAGATGATGATTTTGCACTTGTACTGGGAAACCCCGATTGGCATGTAGGTGTTATCGGTATAGTGGCTTCAAAACTCGTGGAGAAATATCACAGACCTACGGTTCTTTTTTCTGTCGATAATAACGGCATGGCGCGGGGGTCGGGCAGAAGCATACCAGGATTCCATTTGCTTAATGCACTCAATGACTGTGGTGACATTTTGAGCAGTTATGGAGGACACGCTGCTGCTGCTGGAGTCAGTATACAGCAGGGAAAAATTGAGCAGTTCAGAGAAAAGTTTAATGAAACCGTCAAAAAAAGTATCGACAGGGATGATCTTGTACGCCATGTTACTGCCGACGCAGAAGTGTCGATAACCTCTCTCACCCCAAAATTTCTGAGGATAATCAAACAAATGGCACCCTTTGGGCCCGGTAATATGCGTCCTGTTTTTCTCTGTAAGGATCTTCAGAATCGATATGCACCAAGGGTGGTGGGCAGAAAACATCTTAAGCTTGCCTTAACCAGAGAAGGTATGGTGATGGATGCGATTGCGTTCAATTTTGGTGAGCGGATAGCAGAAATCAGTAAATCCGAATCGTTGCAGATTGCATTTTCACTGGAAGAAAATGTGTGGAACGGCAAGACATCTCTGCAAATGAACGTCAAGGGTATTTGCTCCTGA
- a CDS encoding Chitinase, GH18 family, with protein MKTGLFVLVALLFSTVYSAETKVVGYYYAIDSSAIKTYDFSKLTHIVASFVTAAPDGTIIFDRYIGHEPYIKMVTEKARSEGAIPMISLGTTSGAWEMTKNAHSRAKFIEEIIYWCVENDISGIDLDLEGFSQEFSSGNEPTFFPYYYELLSNELRAAMPDSMILTAAVGASTWNGSQWTDGLLANMDFINVMVYDLALSWVGTPVVNHSTFDHHTTAAQYWHYTRGIPKEKIVMGLPFYARGWDRDNNVMYTENSPWGAVRGFNYNDLVNRFSIPAHIDTIDLYPDTTILFPRSDGVVGTSTLFFNNIDMVRRKTEWTIENGYGGMMFWEIPGDLPYSDERSLIRAVYHTLYPENSIHSSTNLSRFDKMYTVTDNNIIYIRGLQSNHNIDAALFALSGRKLRLSRLIKQDSQIAISLNECAISTGLFLLRIRDDTFERTVPVLIGK; from the coding sequence ATGAAAACAGGGCTGTTTGTTCTGGTTGCATTGTTGTTTTCTACAGTGTATTCTGCTGAGACAAAAGTTGTGGGGTATTATTATGCCATTGATTCCAGCGCTATTAAAACCTATGACTTTTCAAAACTGACTCATATTGTAGCCTCCTTTGTAACTGCTGCTCCCGATGGTACAATTATTTTTGACAGGTACATTGGTCATGAACCCTACATAAAGATGGTAACGGAGAAGGCCAGAAGTGAAGGGGCTATTCCTATGATTTCTCTGGGTACAACTTCAGGAGCCTGGGAGATGACTAAAAACGCACACTCAAGAGCAAAATTTATTGAAGAGATTATCTACTGGTGTGTAGAAAACGATATTTCGGGAATAGATCTTGACCTGGAGGGCTTTTCACAGGAGTTTTCTTCCGGAAATGAACCTACCTTTTTTCCTTACTATTACGAGTTGCTGTCGAATGAATTACGGGCAGCTATGCCTGATTCAATGATTCTGACCGCCGCTGTAGGAGCATCTACATGGAACGGAAGTCAGTGGACAGATGGACTTTTAGCCAATATGGATTTCATAAATGTAATGGTTTACGATCTTGCATTAAGCTGGGTTGGAACTCCGGTAGTAAATCACTCCACCTTTGATCACCATACTACTGCTGCACAGTACTGGCACTATACACGAGGAATCCCCAAAGAAAAAATCGTTATGGGATTACCTTTTTATGCAAGAGGGTGGGATCGTGACAATAATGTTATGTACACTGAGAACAGTCCCTGGGGTGCTGTACGGGGGTTTAACTACAACGATTTGGTTAATCGTTTCTCTATCCCCGCGCATATCGATACCATTGATCTCTACCCGGACACCACCATCCTTTTCCCCCGCTCAGATGGGGTCGTGGGAACAAGCACCCTGTTTTTCAACAATATCGATATGGTGAGACGAAAAACTGAGTGGACGATTGAAAATGGATATGGTGGGATGATGTTCTGGGAAATTCCGGGGGATTTGCCATATTCAGATGAACGGTCGCTTATAAGAGCTGTATATCATACCCTGTATCCTGAAAACAGTATACATTCTTCCACAAATCTTTCCCGCTTTGATAAAATGTACACTGTGACAGATAACAATATTATTTACATTAGAGGGTTGCAGTCAAATCATAATATTGATGCTGCACTTTTTGCTCTATCCGGCAGAAAATTGAGACTGAGCAGATTGATAAAACAGGATTCGCAGATTGCCATTAGCCTCAATGAGTGTGCAATTTCTACGGGATTATTTCTTCTCAGAATCAGAGATGACACATTTGAAAGAACCGTTCCTGTGCTGATAGGGAAATAA
- a CDS encoding 4Fe-4S ferredoxin, protein MKRARKIALTGIFLIIALFGWKYPLLGLGVGVVMLLGVSISPFKGRWVCGNVCPRGAFLDTGMSRVTLRNKLPRLFRSKLFKWSVVAVLMGLMIFRSINTVESLPSLGRVLWGMCFATSIVAIYLGVKYNHRAWCSICPMGTIQENLYKLGPHN, encoded by the coding sequence ATGAAACGTGCAAGAAAGATTGCTTTGACAGGAATATTTTTAATTATAGCTTTATTTGGATGGAAGTACCCGTTATTGGGCCTTGGGGTTGGAGTGGTAATGCTCCTGGGTGTATCAATCAGCCCTTTCAAAGGCAGATGGGTGTGCGGGAATGTTTGTCCCAGAGGCGCATTTTTAGATACAGGTATGTCAAGAGTAACCTTAAGAAATAAGTTGCCTCGACTTTTCCGCAGCAAACTCTTTAAGTGGAGTGTTGTGGCCGTGCTTATGGGTCTGATGATCTTCAGAAGTATAAATACAGTTGAAAGTTTACCTTCCTTAGGAAGGGTTTTGTGGGGCATGTGCTTTGCGACTTCGATTGTGGCAATTTACCTTGGTGTTAAATACAACCACAGAGCCTGGTGTTCAATTTGCCCAATGGGCACGATTCAGGAAAACCTCTATAAACTTGGTCCCCACAACTGA
- a CDS encoding Transcriptional regulator, ArsR family: protein MNNKTKALSEKFKALGHPVRLTIVERLIKHHSDRCNVNKMSEKLNLPQPTVSQHLSILKRVGIIEAQKDGVNTCYKVIDEQIIRFFK, encoded by the coding sequence ATGAATAATAAAACCAAAGCATTAAGTGAAAAATTCAAGGCACTTGGCCATCCCGTTAGATTAACAATCGTTGAAAGATTGATCAAACATCACTCAGACAGATGCAATGTAAATAAAATGAGCGAAAAACTGAATCTTCCTCAACCTACAGTTAGTCAACATCTCTCTATATTGAAAAGAGTCGGTATAATCGAGGCTCAAAAAGATGGGGTCAATACCTGTTACAAGGTAATAGACGAACAAATAATCAGGTTTTTCAAGTAG
- a CDS encoding Prohibitin codes for MLTPDEQIEKYLSQRKKKKMDQHKVTQIKQTLKKGPVWVIWLLGILVIVVLFFSPWVVIGAGERGVIMNFGAVQETVLNEGLHFRIPVVQEIVSIDVKVQKLVTRAAAASSDLQEVSSEVALNYHVIPDRANIVYQQIGTEFKDRIIDPAIQEVVKAVTALYTAEELITKRPQVSEAMREALSLRLLNHNIAVDAFSIVGFSFSQTFVEAIEAKQTAEQHALKAKRDLERVKIEAEQKVAAASAEAEALRLQRANISSDLIELRRVEATIRAIEKWNGVLPNVTGGSVPFISVGESDNKQQR; via the coding sequence ATGTTAACTCCTGATGAACAAATAGAAAAGTATCTCTCTCAAAGGAAAAAGAAAAAAATGGATCAGCACAAAGTTACTCAAATCAAACAGACCCTGAAAAAAGGCCCGGTATGGGTTATTTGGCTATTGGGGATACTTGTTATCGTGGTGCTTTTCTTCAGCCCCTGGGTTGTGATCGGAGCCGGAGAGAGAGGGGTTATTATGAATTTCGGAGCTGTACAAGAGACAGTTCTCAATGAGGGTTTGCATTTCAGGATTCCTGTTGTGCAGGAGATTGTTTCTATTGATGTAAAGGTTCAGAAATTGGTAACAAGGGCTGCAGCTGCGTCTTCGGACCTGCAGGAAGTAAGCTCAGAGGTTGCGCTGAATTATCATGTGATTCCGGACAGGGCAAATATCGTATACCAGCAGATCGGGACTGAATTTAAGGACAGAATAATTGACCCTGCGATTCAGGAAGTTGTAAAGGCGGTAACTGCTCTTTACACAGCAGAAGAATTGATAACCAAAAGACCGCAGGTAAGCGAAGCCATGAGAGAGGCTCTCTCCCTTAGACTGCTCAATCACAACATTGCAGTTGATGCTTTTTCCATTGTGGGTTTCAGCTTTTCTCAAACCTTTGTAGAAGCTATTGAAGCGAAACAGACAGCAGAACAACATGCGCTCAAAGCAAAGAGAGATTTGGAAAGAGTAAAGATTGAAGCGGAACAAAAAGTTGCTGCTGCATCAGCGGAAGCTGAGGCTTTGAGACTTCAGAGAGCAAATATCTCCTCAGACCTAATAGAGCTCAGAAGGGTTGAGGCGACAATCAGAGCTATTGAGAAATGGAATGGTGTGCTGCCCAATGTAACGGGAGGTTCAGTACCATTTATCAGTGTCGGAGAAAGTGATAATAAACAGCAGAGATAG
- a CDS encoding Uracil-DNA glycosylase, family 1, translating to MDPKIGKSWKKHLAAEFESEYFRSLEVFLLEEKKKYSVYPPGPKVFSAFDHTPFDKTKVVILGQDPYHGDGQANGLCFSVNEGIKRPPSLINIFKELHSDTGVQIPQNGNLEKWAKQGVLLLNATLTVRARQAGSHQKKGWEKFTDQVIRTLSEKKSGLVFLLWGNYARAKETLINSSIHHILKAPHPSPFSADRGFFGCRHFSKTNQILRAQGMGEIDWSL from the coding sequence GTGGATCCTAAAATTGGAAAAAGCTGGAAGAAACATCTGGCCGCAGAGTTTGAGTCTGAATACTTTCGGTCCCTGGAAGTGTTTCTTTTGGAAGAGAAAAAGAAATACTCTGTATATCCTCCGGGACCAAAAGTGTTCTCAGCTTTTGATCATACACCGTTTGATAAGACAAAAGTTGTTATACTTGGTCAAGACCCCTATCATGGGGACGGGCAAGCTAACGGGCTCTGTTTTTCGGTTAATGAGGGCATAAAAAGACCTCCATCGCTAATCAATATTTTCAAGGAACTGCACAGTGACACCGGTGTTCAAATCCCCCAAAACGGTAATTTGGAGAAATGGGCAAAACAGGGGGTTCTTCTACTTAATGCAACACTTACGGTCAGAGCTCGTCAGGCCGGTTCTCATCAAAAGAAGGGATGGGAAAAGTTTACCGATCAGGTGATACGGACCTTATCAGAAAAGAAGAGCGGGTTGGTGTTTTTATTATGGGGTAATTATGCCCGGGCCAAAGAAACTCTTATAAACAGTTCAATCCATCATATACTTAAAGCTCCCCATCCATCACCATTTTCAGCCGACAGGGGATTTTTCGGATGCCGCCATTTTTCCAAAACAAATCAGATCCTCAGAGCACAGGGGATGGGTGAAATCGACTGGAGTCTCTGA